The Ooceraea biroi isolate clonal line C1 chromosome 7, Obir_v5.4, whole genome shotgun sequence genomic sequence CTCGATGATCGAATCCATAAAACTGCGCTGCAAGGCGGAGATATCTCTCCATTACGGCGACCATCAGGATACGGTAAACGTGATGGTATCACGCTACATCGCTCCGCGACAGGCGATGTCGCCGTCGACGACATTGCATGCGCATAAATATGCAACTGCACGTGCCCGCTTGGAGTATTAACGAGTAATTATTGTTCAGCTGATGGAGAGtcgtgataaaaatttgtgaGCCGAAGGTGCCCCCTGGAGGTGCCAATTATTCAGCTTGGTGTCTCATGTTAATCATTCTCGCAGCTTTACTTGGTAAAATCCGAAAATACTTGGTAAATTCGTGAAATTATCGCTCGTTTAAAGGACCGAGTGATTCGCGTTAGATTAGGTCTCGCAACGTATTTGCAATTAATGCGCCGTTTTTTGCGTCCGGCATTCGAGTTCGAGATGCCGTACGTTACTTAATCACAGCCGCTGGGATACATTATCGAACCCGTAATAGGTAATTCGATTATGCCGACCGACTAGTGGCAAGTTATGATTCGTTTAGCATCGACCTGCTGTTGCCGTCTGCTACTACTGCTAGTGTTGTTGTTGCTTACAGTGGCCGGCAGCGATGGAAGTTGAGACCTTTCGGTGTACGTGCAGTCTACGAAACAACTGTCTCTAGGAAACACCGAAACTGAAATACGACCGGCTGTTTTGGGAAACTCCGCAGATTAATGTGCGGATGGCGTGCGAAAAAGTGCGGCGGAATCGTGCCTTCATCGCCCTTGTTCCAAGCCGAAAACTTTCGTCGAGCAGCGATGAAAAGACTAGCGTAGCTCCTAAAAACACCGTCCATCAACACGCCACGGATCTCCGAATAACGGTTTCATAATCCGTCCTTATATTAAGATCATcttaagatataaataaagccTCCTTACTGGAGAGCTAATAGGTATTTTAAGATTATACTCAAgactattttaatataaaaatgaattataaataCTGCCCTTTAAAACTCGGTGAAACATTTCATCAATCGATAGAAGTGTATCTCGTAACATCAATTTCACCACCGATTCATATTCGTTACGCAATTTCGTGCGATCttaatttattcgattatACATATTGATTGGCGTTGATCGAATCTATTAATAGATAAATCTGCTTGTGCGAGTGTGAACTTCCGCGGAATATCGAGAGAATGCGAAATTCTTAAATACTCCGTAAAATTCGACAGGAACATTTCATAATATCATACTTTGACGTAATATTCATATCATAACACTCGATATCAAACTTGGTCAATATTATCTGTTGCATCGCAGATTAAAAACATGCCTGCTCTCATTATCGGTTAATATGCACGTAAATGTTATCAGCAAGTTCATCAGCGCTCGCCATttctcgataaaaaaaaaacgctgATCTTTCTAGCTCAACTGACGCACGATCTAATTACCCGTGTTAATTGATATCCGACTGATAATACATTGACGGCTTATCGTCCGCATCGAGAGTGAATTCCAGCCGACGCACTATAAAAGAAACGCCGAGCGAATCGTCGTCAGAATCTTCTACGACTCGTCTGAGCCTTCGCAGAGATGGTTTTGCAAGCGTTCGCACTAAGTACGTGAGAGATAATTATCTGTTCAAACTCGCTGCGTATTTACGCATTAAGAAAAGAAGCGTTACATTTTGatcgttaaaatatatattttatagttgCGTTTTTGTGATGAAAAGAAGAATTGTTCTCGAAGTCGTTCCCGCATTCGtgagaaagatatatttttcttcgatcCTCCCGCGTTTGTTTGCTCACAGGACAGTCGCGTAATTCCGttacgaatatttatttccgtCCCCTGAAACACCACTTCGCACTTCAATGAAACATCTTTTGCGCGGTTACAGTTTACCCTCCGCTACTAGCGATGCTCGCGTCCAACTCCAACTATACGATTTTCGCGGACGAACGAGGAGCACTGTACGTGATCGACATCAGCGAGCCCAATGTTCTCACGCAAGAagatcaaatcgaaatcatccAATCGAGTCTGAAAACCTCTTTCTATCTGTACACACGGTAAGCATGTCCAAAGCATGTCTGATCGCAGAATTGCGAATGAGAATCGTCGCCTTTAATATGGGAAATCGATTTCTTTAGGGATAATCCAGAAGACAAACAGCAATTATTTATCGACGACTTGGATAGTATAAAAAACAGCTATTTCAATCCTAACAATCCCACTCGCTTTGTCACTCATGGATGGAAAGGAAATACAGACGCGGGATCAGCTCCTCTTCTAATTCGAGACGGTAAGACTAACTCTACTTAAATCGCTTAAATCGCTTAAAACTTCAATTACTTCTGTCTGGATGTACACTTCTTgcttcttttcattttaaaattccTGAACCTTTGGATCGTTCAAAGTtgtaaaacttaatttaagTTCACGAAATGCATAAATGTCTTCACGGTGCACTGCGTCTCGGCATGACTAATTTCTGTCTTATCAGCGTCCTCCCTTTGTGAATGTCCTTAGCGTATCTCAGCGTGGGCGATTACAACGTCATTCTGATCGATTGGCGAGAAGCGGCCGGCAGTCTCTTGTACTGGAAAGTCGTGAAGAGCGTGCCACTCGTAGCGGAACACGTGGCCGAGCTGATTGACCTTTTGGAAAGCAACATGAACTTGAATCCTGCCACGACTAGAGTAGTAGGACACTCCTTAGGAGCTCACGTCGCCGGTCTCGCCGCTCGCTTCGCGAAGAGTGAGATGGCCGAAGTAATCGGTGAGttcaataaaaatcattaGTGCAAAACTAATCAACTAATTCAGAAATAACAAGTGacttatgaaaataataacacAATAAACTTTCACAATCCTCTCAAAGGATATTGatgatattacaaataataacaaatttggAATAAAATTAGATAACTTTTACAGCTTTTGTGAAATACTTGGTAGTTGATTCGGCAATTTTCAATAAACGGTTTCTATCAGAAGGAAACTAAAACCGAGATTCGAATTCACAGCCCTGGATCCCGCGAAACTCTTGTTCGATTCCAAAGGACCGGGAGAAAGGGTGGACAAATCAGACGCGAAAGCAGTCCAGGTGATTCACACAAACGCGGGCCGCCTGGGCATGGAGCAAGAAATCGGCGATTCCGATTTTTACCCGAACGGAGGCACGGAACAGCCAGGCTGCGGTTGGATCGGTAAATAAGCCTCGTCGCTACCGCGATCAACATCGCTTGTTGACTCATTAGTTAACGAGCTAATTGAATTGCAGAGATCGGATGCGCGCATTCGAGATCCTTCCTGTACTACGCCGAGTCCATCAGGAATCCGACAGGCTTCCGCGCCGGGGAAGTGTTCATGGGTGGACCGGTCATCGACTCAAAGTAAGTACACTGTAAGCAACTCGACTTAAGCAACCTTAAGTAACTACCCTTAAGCAACTCGAAAAGTTGAACAGACAAAATTGAAGCGAAAGACAAACTTCGAAAGAGCTCTCTTTCATTTTCCGCTTTGAAGCAACGTTTCTTCTCTTGGATATGTATATTCGCCCCTCACTGAGACACGTAACACcgtcttttcttccttttcccgTTCTGTTTTCTCCCATTTCCCTTAATTGTTTGCGACGTTTGGAAATATCAACCACCGGCGCGGAAACTTTTCACGCTTTTCCTCGCGCAAATTAGTCGAGACGCTAATTAATCTATTTGCGGTTTCTGTGAATTTCAGCGCGAAAGGAAAATACATTCTGCAGACCAACAGCGAAGCGCCGTATGCACTCGGATGATAGGCGTTaacgttttataatttttgtacttttttacattgctgtttattagaaataaatatttcttataaaaaaacatcttGCTAGTATTACTCAAGTGATATATCCAAcatttctttaattgtttataacgcATTTGGTAAGTAAATAGCTAAAAATACAGGTGGATTATTTAATTGCGTTATTTGCTGACAATCAAATGTTTTATCACTGCTCTCATTCAGCAATAAAAACCCACGTTATCAACTGACATCAAAACACTTGATCTCTATAAAATGCTTgttatctataattatatcttcaaTCAAAAATATCGTCTGTTCTTATTGTTACATAATATGATACCAAGATTGTTAACCAATCACAAACTATCAGAAGATTTTTTTCCAAAGAAAAATCTCCCTACCTGacattataaacatttttttttatcaatgaaTCTCTTTAcgaacttaattaattaatttattatcaatcaatgatttattatgaatcAATATATCAGCGACTTATCAATCGCATTTCCGCCGCATCTATCAAGTAGAGATATCTATATCAAAATCGGATGTTCCAATGATTTATATAAGAGAGAATATTAtccttttaaaattatttaattaattctttgcaGTTAATGATTAGCATCctatttttagaattaaaaccatatataaaatcagataaaatttaattaaaaccatCTGAAATGTAAgattaaataagataaaaacgaaaaacgtGCGTTAAACTTACCGCTACCATGTCTTCGATCGCCTGGGTCGATTTGGAGCCTAGCATAACCATCCCCATAGCGATTCCGGCCGCCTCACCAGTCACAGCATCGTCCTGGTACAAGTTAAATTTTAACTGCTCATAAACGTCCTGTCTATGCGAGCCCATCGCGGCCAACCCGAGACCGAGGCAACCTCCGTGACGCACCATCTGCAACAAGTTTCAAATTCGAGGAGTCACATCCAACCGCACGTACCTCTTGCGACGATTCAATCGATCCTTTAATTATTACCTCGTTCTGAGCATCTTTTAATTCACCCAGGAGGTAGTCTGTAATGGCGGCACCGTGATTGGCGTGTATAAGTCCCAGCGCGTACAAACCACCGCCTTCGGAGTACCCGGCACCGGCGGCACCAGAGTCCCTTGGCAGGTATGACTGCATCAGAGCTAAAGCTTCCTGCTCGTGACCCCGGTGTATCACTCCCAGGGAAGCCGTCGCAGTCAACTTCGCCCAATTAGTGGCTCGAGCCAACCACTCCAAATTATCTCTGTAAAAAGCGGTAAGAAAGTTTTTTAAGAGactgaaaatttttatcgagactatttaatttatcttcttccttctttaattaaaagattccATAATTGCATGACATACATAAACATTtccaagaaatatttaattctataaaatattgattttccgCTCTCatgtctttttttctcgtttaaaagaatatttcctAACAAATTCAAATAAACGAAAGTTTCAAAAACTCGGAAATACCAAAGAATTTCTAGGTATTTCAGAGAAATGTCGCAAAGAGGCGTCACGTACCTCAAGAACTGATCGCTGGTTGTCCCAGAATGCATAAAGGCGTTCGCGATTACGGTGGCAGTATGGCAAATCGAGACCCTTATAGCATCTTTGGTATTCTTCAAGATCAGCATGTCCGTGTGATTACTGCGGATCAAAAATTGGAGATGCAAGTCGATGGATACTTCGCCGCCGAGGATACTGGACAGAGCGTCCACGCGCTCCTGCTGCTCCCGCTCTTCCGCGTTCTAGACAAAAGTATTACAAATATCGGTTTAATAAATCAACATTATATTATCGTTCTACCtattgttgttattaaataattcctattaatattatagttattattatataatttctatgtTGTAATTAGTATTCAATCGTTATCatataatatcgattatctatttctattatctatttcgatcaaaaattatattgtatattattgtttatCGATCTgtctaatttaataataataataataatttgagtCATTTGCATTTGTGTAATAATTCGCATCAGAGACACATATCTACTGCCACAGTGACAGACGCTTACCAGACTCTCGACGCTGCGCTGAGCCTTTTCTTCCGTCTTGTTAGACGGTGCCGCGTCTCCTTCATCAGTCTCCATATTTGCGGACTCGGTACTAGCTTCAGCAGTGGCTTTAGGAGCAGTAGTGGCATTCGCTTTTACCACTCGTTTGAGCATCAACGCGCCCGGAATCGGCGCGGTGGCTCGCAGAGCCTGCAGCACGCGACCGAGGAACTGTTGAGTCGCGGACTCGTACAGATCGAATGCGATTTGATAGGCCATCAGCACGCAATCGTGTGAACCTTTGCTCAGTCGGTCCAAGAGGTCGGCCACCGCCAGCGGATCGTCCAAGAAGATCAGGCACTGACACATATTGACGTAGTCGGGAGTGCCGAGATTCCGATAGAGGCTGACTAGACAGCGCAACACCGTGTTGCGAAATCCTCGGTTTTGAATGAGGCTCATGGCCACCTGGAAGGCGTACGACAGCATCCCGCTCACGTCATCCTGGAAGCAGGAAAGATCTCGATGCATCTTggttcaaaaaatatttcgaagaaattCTCGAACGCAGCTcgcacacccacagaaaagatttctggacttaatgctattactctttaatctatcataaaataagatcgctatagcgacaatcatatttattattgaaaagaagcatattttaatcttgaatagaaaattcgaaaatctagattaaaataatcttggtgctatcccattaattttctcagaaggatttagataaaaatttgtagcaagttcaaaatattcttgatttaagaatattgtgagatctaaaagacatcttattctat encodes the following:
- the LOC105279878 gene encoding pancreatic triacylglycerol lipase, producing MVLQAFALIYPPLLAMLASNSNYTIFADERGALYVIDISEPNVLTQEDQIEIIQSSLKTSFYLYTRDNPEDKQQLFIDDLDSIKNSYFNPNNPTRFVTHGWKGNTDAGSAPLLIRDAYLSVGDYNVILIDWREAAGSLLYWKVVKSVPLVAEHVAELIDLLESNMNLNPATTRVVGHSLGAHVAGLAARFAKSEMAEVIALDPAKLLFDSKGPGERVDKSDAKAVQVIHTNAGRLGMEQEIGDSDFYPNGGTEQPGCGWIEIGCAHSRSFLYYAESIRNPTGFRAGEVFMGGPVIDSNAKGKYILQTNSEAPYALG